One genomic segment of Sanyastnella coralliicola includes these proteins:
- a CDS encoding carboxymuconolactone decarboxylase family protein: protein MKDFTVPTRNEVSASNQAIFDNLQSKIGFVPNLYAYYAKNETALGDYLTLQNRKSTLKAKEREVVNLVTSQINGCRYCQSAHTAIGKMNGFTDEEIIEVRQGQASFDSKLNALATFTAEVVENRGKASNDAKEAFFAAGYDESNLIDVVMVVGDKIISNYIHNLAQFDIDFPVAPELETAHV, encoded by the coding sequence ATGAAAGATTTCACAGTCCCAACGCGAAACGAAGTTTCAGCATCTAATCAAGCGATCTTCGACAATCTACAATCTAAGATCGGATTCGTTCCAAATCTGTATGCGTACTACGCAAAAAATGAAACAGCACTTGGAGACTACCTCACGCTTCAAAACCGCAAGAGCACGCTAAAAGCGAAGGAGCGTGAAGTAGTGAACCTAGTCACAAGCCAAATCAATGGTTGCCGTTACTGCCAGAGCGCACACACTGCCATTGGTAAAATGAACGGCTTCACAGACGAAGAGATCATTGAAGTACGCCAAGGACAAGCGTCATTCGACAGCAAACTGAACGCTTTGGCAACATTTACTGCTGAAGTAGTTGAAAACCGCGGTAAAGCGAGCAACGATGCAAAAGAAGCATTCTTCGCTGCGGGGTACGATGAGTCGAACTTGATCGACGTAGTCATGGTAGTAGGAGATAAGATCATCTCGAACTACATCCACAATCTGGCGCAATTTGATATCGATTTCCCAGTAGCTCCAGAATTGGAAACAGCACACGTGTGA
- a CDS encoding AraC family transcriptional regulator: MHFSFLHPVLKGEFLLSKAAHDYSWTLINDKKLISILWNRGNETAEFEIDGVKREVRPGQIMSLTYFHKVKALNTIDELVLFSFNREFYCIYDHDHEVSCNGIIFFGAQELPIVDLDEVTANKLELLLQVFIDEFETPDGVQGEMLVMLLKRLIILCTRVARKQIKTAVIEEEKIDLIREFNFLVDMKFREKKTVAEYAEALFKSPKTLSNIFRKNGLPSPLHVIHERIVLEAKRLLTYTDKNVTQIAYELGYDDPVGFSRTFKKVTGVSPQQFKEQKMTA, from the coding sequence ATGCATTTCTCATTTCTCCACCCAGTTCTGAAAGGTGAATTCCTTCTTTCTAAGGCTGCTCATGACTATTCATGGACATTGATCAACGACAAGAAGCTGATTAGCATTCTCTGGAATCGAGGGAACGAAACAGCTGAATTTGAAATTGATGGAGTAAAGCGAGAAGTCCGTCCCGGACAAATCATGTCGCTGACCTACTTTCACAAGGTAAAGGCACTCAACACCATAGATGAGCTGGTCTTATTCAGCTTTAATCGAGAATTCTACTGCATCTATGATCATGATCACGAGGTCTCATGCAATGGAATCATCTTCTTTGGTGCGCAAGAACTCCCCATTGTTGATCTGGATGAGGTAACCGCAAACAAGCTCGAGCTACTTCTCCAAGTATTCATAGACGAATTCGAAACTCCTGATGGCGTGCAAGGAGAGATGCTGGTGATGCTGCTCAAGCGACTCATCATCCTTTGTACACGCGTAGCTCGGAAACAGATAAAAACCGCTGTCATAGAAGAGGAGAAGATTGATCTCATTCGAGAGTTCAATTTCCTCGTCGACATGAAGTTCCGTGAGAAGAAAACAGTAGCGGAATATGCTGAAGCGTTATTTAAGTCGCCGAAGACCCTCTCTAACATCTTCCGAAAGAACGGACTGCCTAGTCCATTGCACGTCATTCATGAGCGCATTGTACTTGAGGCCAAACGCCTGTTGACCTATACAGATAAGAACGTTACTCAGATTGCCTATGAGCTGGGATACGATGATCCCGTAGGCTTTTCCAGAACCTTTAAAAAGGTAACGGGTGTGTCACCTCAGCAGTTCAAGGAGCAGAAAATGACGGCTTAG
- a CDS encoding class I SAM-dependent methyltransferase: MTQIQTSQTKPLQQEVYKSKNTEQVFSVVRENIACVCCGSNDNKQLYHYDAEYFDHEKFETYSWDGGFPLDLTIVKCNDCGMVYQNERFTEESIGALYPHHPLPEKLDYSRLMRHHKFGFFLNMVREYASPSRLPKRTALDVGTRYGVLPELLNHRGYKAFGLEMNLKAVKLANEAGFSGVHHGTLLDLEEVMKKEHVDRLNLVSMIDVVEHLLWPQRDFEMISQHQQKGDKIIMSTMDIDSLGHKVFGKHWYFIHAQHTFYWSEKTLGALLDQFGYDLKYVHRIPKYKNLRILPQEMMKLRKHKQHLSGKDKYFENGKRWFAEQRPSLFDYMNVVAEKR; this comes from the coding sequence ATGACACAGATCCAAACCAGTCAAACAAAGCCGCTACAGCAGGAAGTCTACAAGTCGAAGAATACCGAGCAGGTATTTAGTGTAGTACGTGAGAACATCGCATGTGTATGTTGCGGAAGCAACGATAACAAGCAACTTTACCATTACGATGCGGAGTACTTTGATCACGAGAAGTTCGAAACGTACTCTTGGGATGGCGGATTCCCGCTAGACTTGACGATCGTTAAGTGTAACGACTGTGGGATGGTTTACCAGAACGAGCGATTCACAGAAGAGTCAATCGGTGCATTGTACCCACATCACCCGCTACCAGAGAAATTAGATTACAGTCGATTAATGCGTCACCATAAGTTTGGGTTCTTCCTGAATATGGTACGCGAATATGCATCACCATCACGTCTACCGAAGCGCACGGCGCTTGATGTAGGTACACGTTATGGTGTGTTACCAGAACTTCTGAACCACAGAGGTTACAAAGCATTTGGTCTAGAGATGAACTTGAAGGCAGTGAAACTAGCGAATGAAGCAGGTTTCTCAGGTGTTCATCACGGAACCCTTCTTGATCTTGAAGAGGTCATGAAGAAAGAACATGTAGATCGTCTGAACCTAGTGAGCATGATCGACGTTGTGGAGCACCTTCTATGGCCGCAGCGTGATTTCGAAATGATCAGCCAACACCAGCAGAAAGGAGATAAGATCATCATGTCTACCATGGATATTGATTCTCTCGGACACAAAGTGTTCGGAAAGCACTGGTACTTTATTCACGCACAGCACACATTCTACTGGAGTGAAAAGACGCTAGGTGCCTTGCTTGATCAGTTTGGTTACGACCTGAAATACGTTCACCGTATTCCTAAGTATAAGAACCTTCGAATCCTACCTCAAGAAATGATGAAGCTTCGTAAGCACAAGCAGCATCTTTCAGGAAAGGATAAGTACTTTGAAAATGGAAAGCGTTGGTTCGCTGAACAGCGTCCATCTCTCTTCGACTACATGAACGTAGTTGCAGAAAAGCGCTAA
- a CDS encoding class I SAM-dependent methyltransferase, with protein MTAAGVKALELLPGLVIQTKFEPKIQEHVSCGCCGSDQYETVHHFPENYFDPEWFDTYSWDANLGLELRIVECKDCGLIYQNKRFSQEALHQLYPNTYIPTKINKAKEMANHKFAFHIDWIKKHMGNKKNPSLLDVGTRYGVLPNLLRREKIDAFGIEMNLKCVQAAGNSGMEEVYLGTVDSLNNVMNSRTQKQIDAVAMFDLIEHLLDPKGDLEEIAKFQPKGGKLFISTMDISSMGYKVFGKDWYYLHGQHTFYFTPQTITKLLESAGYRVVSIDRFGAMKSLRHLPGQIKKWMKYQWTMRWGVKGEKEWFAKHRPHLLDTMNIVAEKI; from the coding sequence ATGACCGCAGCAGGAGTTAAAGCACTAGAATTATTACCAGGACTCGTAATTCAAACGAAGTTCGAGCCTAAGATTCAAGAGCACGTATCATGTGGATGTTGTGGAAGCGATCAGTACGAGACTGTACATCACTTCCCTGAAAACTACTTCGATCCGGAATGGTTCGATACCTATTCATGGGACGCTAACCTCGGACTTGAACTTCGTATTGTAGAATGTAAGGACTGTGGTCTCATCTATCAGAATAAGCGATTCTCTCAAGAGGCATTGCACCAGTTGTACCCAAACACGTACATCCCAACGAAGATCAATAAGGCAAAGGAGATGGCAAACCACAAATTCGCTTTCCACATTGACTGGATCAAGAAGCACATGGGAAATAAGAAGAACCCAAGTTTGCTCGACGTTGGTACGCGTTACGGAGTTCTTCCAAACTTGCTTCGTCGTGAGAAGATTGATGCGTTTGGTATTGAAATGAATTTGAAGTGTGTACAGGCAGCAGGTAACAGCGGAATGGAAGAGGTTTACCTCGGAACCGTTGACTCGCTGAATAATGTGATGAACTCACGTACACAGAAGCAAATTGATGCGGTAGCGATGTTCGATTTGATTGAACACCTCCTAGATCCAAAAGGGGATTTGGAAGAAATCGCAAAGTTCCAGCCAAAAGGAGGGAAGCTGTTCATCAGCACAATGGATATCAGTTCAATGGGATATAAAGTCTTTGGTAAAGACTGGTATTACCTCCACGGACAACACACATTCTACTTCACCCCACAGACCATTACGAAATTATTGGAGTCAGCAGGATACCGCGTGGTATCGATTGATCGATTCGGAGCAATGAAAAGTCTACGCCACCTTCCTGGTCAGATTAAGAAATGGATGAAGTACCAGTGGACGATGCGCTGGGGAGTAAAAGGAGAAAAAGAGTGGTTTGCGAAGCACAGACCACACCTACTAGACACGATGAATATAGTAGCAGAGAAGATATAA